One Gemmatimonadaceae bacterium genomic region harbors:
- the mdh gene encoding malate dehydrogenase, translating into MVNKITVVGAGNVGATAAQRLAEKELAKQVVLVDIAEGIPQGKGLDQWQSAPIELYDTRIVGTNGYDETVDSDIVVITAGIARKPGMSRDDLMNTNAGIVKSVAESVARTSPNAILIIVSNPLDVMCHVAKKASGFPRERVLGMAGVLDTARYRAFLAEALDISVRDIQAMVLGGHGDTMVPLISYTTVSGIPITQLMARDVLDKIVDRTRNGGAEIVSYLKTGSAYYAPSAGAVQMVEAIVQDQKRILPCAAWLEGEYGMSGLFLGVPCKLGRKGLEQVIEVELTSAERVALGKSADAVREPMAKLA; encoded by the coding sequence ATGGTCAACAAGATCACGGTCGTCGGCGCTGGCAATGTGGGTGCAACCGCCGCGCAGCGACTGGCCGAAAAGGAACTCGCCAAGCAGGTCGTCCTCGTGGACATCGCCGAGGGCATTCCGCAGGGCAAGGGGCTCGACCAATGGCAGTCGGCGCCCATCGAGCTGTACGACACGCGCATCGTCGGGACCAACGGGTACGACGAGACGGTCGACTCCGACATCGTGGTGATCACCGCCGGCATTGCCCGCAAGCCGGGGATGTCGCGCGATGACCTCATGAACACGAACGCGGGGATCGTGAAGTCGGTGGCGGAGAGCGTGGCGCGCACCTCGCCTAACGCGATCCTCATCATCGTCTCGAACCCGCTCGACGTGATGTGCCACGTGGCCAAGAAGGCGTCGGGCTTCCCGCGCGAGCGCGTGCTGGGGATGGCGGGGGTGCTGGACACGGCGCGTTATCGTGCATTCCTGGCCGAGGCGCTCGACATTTCGGTGCGTGACATCCAGGCCATGGTGCTGGGTGGGCACGGCGACACGATGGTCCCGCTCATCTCGTACACGACGGTCAGCGGCATCCCCATCACGCAGCTGATGGCGCGCGACGTCCTCGACAAGATCGTGGACCGCACGCGCAACGGCGGCGCGGAGATCGTGTCCTACCTCAAGACCGGCTCGGCGTACTACGCCCCGTCGGCCGGGGCGGTGCAGATGGTGGAGGCCATCGTGCAGGACCAGAAGCGCATCCTGCCGTGCGCCGCGTGGCTCGAGGGCGAGTACGGGATGTCGGGGCTCTTCCTTGGCGTGCCGTGCAAGCTTGGGCGCAAGGGGCTGGAGCAGGTGATCGAGGTCGAACTCACGAGCGCCGAGCGCGTGGCGTTAGGCAAGAGCGCGGACGCCGTGCGAGAGCCGATGGCCAAGCTCGCCTGA
- a CDS encoding succinate dehydrogenase cytochrome b subunit: MATAAMPASSGERVSASRVKRFWDSSVGKKVVMAVTGIIGIGFVVGHMAGNLQMFKGTGAAQAMHDYALLLRKTGGLLWLIRGALVTAVALHVTAALQLTARNRAARPVPYGSKKAQVATLASRTMRVGGVILLAFIVFHIADMTFGLGVPGFRHLDPYNNLRSGFSRPWAVAFYLLAMASLGLHLFHGAWASLRTLGARRPSANPLHRNLAIVIAVVVAIGFAAVPIGAALGMFTDDTPVMDESPTVRAANAAATPVASLTTGGAR; the protein is encoded by the coding sequence ATGGCAACAGCAGCGATGCCGGCGAGTAGCGGCGAGCGGGTATCGGCGAGTCGCGTGAAACGCTTCTGGGATTCCAGCGTCGGCAAGAAGGTCGTGATGGCCGTGACCGGGATCATCGGGATCGGCTTCGTCGTTGGCCACATGGCCGGCAACCTCCAGATGTTCAAGGGGACGGGCGCGGCGCAGGCCATGCACGACTACGCCCTCCTCCTGCGCAAGACCGGCGGCCTTCTCTGGCTCATCCGCGGGGCGCTGGTGACCGCGGTCGCCTTGCACGTGACGGCGGCTCTGCAGCTGACGGCGCGCAACCGTGCGGCGCGCCCGGTTCCCTACGGCAGCAAGAAGGCGCAGGTGGCCACGCTCGCCTCGCGCACCATGCGCGTGGGCGGCGTCATCCTCCTGGCCTTCATCGTCTTCCATATCGCCGACATGACGTTCGGCCTGGGCGTCCCGGGCTTCCGTCACCTCGACCCGTACAACAACCTGCGCAGCGGCTTCTCGCGCCCCTGGGCGGTGGCCTTCTACCTCCTGGCGATGGCCTCGCTCGGGTTGCACCTGTTCCACGGCGCGTGGGCATCGCTGCGCACGCTGGGGGCGCGACGCCCCTCGGCCAATCCCCTCCATCGCAACCTGGCGATCGTCATCGCCGTCGTGGTGGCGATCGGATTCGCGGCCGTGCCCATCGGCGCGGCCCTCGGCATGTTCACCGATGATACGCCGGTGATGGACGAATCCCCGACCGTACGGGCGGCGAACGCCGCCGCCACCCCGGTTGCCTCGCTCACGACGGGAGGCGCACGCTGA